The DNA segment tttttcttattttctaatgaaTTTGTACTTAGATCAATTAACTTTGCTTGTAAGAATCCCTTCTAAAAAgtaatagatttttatttaactcaaaagaaaaactttaactTCTCAGCTTATCTAGGAGTATATGCATATTAATTTTTATGTCTCTGATCCTTTTGTTAAGTTATTAATTTTTCTATGTAGGTAAGAATGACATTAAAGATTTAATCATGTGGAAAATAACTCTCTAAAAagacaaatttcaaaatattttattttcagaaaaatggtGATTGAGgattagaatattttataatgttcTACCTAAATTTTTATACATATGATCAAACTctgaaaagaaactgaaacacaTGTGATAGGTATATTTTTCTTATACAAATATGATTATTAGTCCTATCAAGTGACTCACTCAATATGAAAAGGCTGGTGATCTAGAAGATGTAAGTTTTCTTCTCACGGCttagatatattttcaaaattcagtAAAATTCGGTGTCTAATTTACTTCtccattatttatatacatatatatgggcttccctggtagctcagctggtaaggatccacctgcaatgcaggagactccagttcactttctgggtcaggaagttccccaggagaagggataggctacccactccatattcttggacttccctggggttcagagagtaaagaatccacttgcaatgtaggagacctgggtgcaatccctgggttgggaagatcccctggaggagggcatggcaaccgactccaatattcttgtcaggagaatctccatggacagaggctcctggtGGTCTatattagtccatggggtcacaaagagtgggacatgactgaatgacaaagcacacacacatgcacacatttctTAAACcagaagtgatttttttaaaaaggtaaaatctGTAAAACTGTACTCACTAAATCTTGCTTCTTTTTGCATTTATAGACTTGGAATAAGTCagtaataagaaatgaaaaatctcaCCTCTGTGAAAGAGTTCATTCTTCTGGGATTAACAGATGATCCAGAGCTAAAtgctttgatttttctatttctattttgcacaTACATACTGAGTATAAGTGGAAACATGACAATTATCACCCTTACTCTGGTAGACTCACACCTCAAAAcacccatgtatttcttccttaGGAATTTCTCCTTCCTAGAAATCTCATTCACAACAGTTTGTATTCCTAGATTTCTGGTAAGCATTGTAACAAGGGATATGACCATTTCCTATAATTCTTGCGTGACTCAAGTGTTTTTCTTCATACTCCTTGGTTCAACGGAATTTTTCCTTTTGACTGTCATGTCCTATGATCGTTATGTGGCTATCTGTAAGCCATTGCATTACACAACAATAATGAATAGCAGAATCTGCAACCAGCTTGTCATTAGTTCTTGGCTGGTTGGGTTTCTCATTATCTTCCCACCTGTGATCATGGGACTTCAATTGGATTTCTGTGATTCCAACATCATTGACCACTTCACCTGTGACTCTTCCCCCATGCTGCTGATCTCCTGCACAGACACAGCCTTCCTAGAGCTCATGGCATTTTTCCTGGCAGTATTCACACTCATGGTAACCCTAACATTAGTGATTCTTTCCTATGTATTCATCCTTAAAACAATTTTGAGGATCCCCTCTGCTGAGCAAAGGAAAAAGGCATTTTCCACTTGTTCCTCACACATGATTGTTGTCTCCATTTCTTATGGAAGTTGCATTTTCATGTATGTCAAAACTTCAGCCAAAGAAGGAGTGGCTTTAACCAAGGGTATAGCAGTACTTAATACCTCTGTTGCCCCAATGCTAAATCCTTTCATTTACTCCTTAAGGAACCAGCAGGTAAAGCAGTCCTTTAAGAACTTGGTCAAGAAATGCTTCTCAAGTAAATTTTAATTGTAAAGAAATGCATGACCTGAACTTTAAATGGAATCTTATAACAcaattatttatattcttatatttctGCATCCACTACTATATTCAACTTTTGTCTCCTTCAGGTTTTAGTCTCCATCTATTCCATTTTGATCTCAATTGATTCACAATCTTCTTTATATTTACATGCCCTGAAAATTTTCTGTGCACGAGTGATCTGATGTCACATAAACTGGAATGACAGTgaataaaaattccaaaatttaGACTTGACAATCACTGAAGAGCTTTCCCTTTGGGCATCAATCAAGAGCTAAATACAAGTTATCATCAAGCAACTCTAAAAAATGATTTCTCCCATTACAGCAGCACAGAGTATTAAAACAACGTTTCTGTGAGGATAAAGTCTCCTCCATCTAGTGTGTTtctatttatctttgtatctccTATGTTTTTTACATTATGTATGCTGATCTATTCTATTTGGGACACAGACATTATAACTTCATTGTGAAGTCCATACTTTAGTATTTAATATGCTTTTTGGACTAAATTTCAAAGTTACTACAAATATGGAGTTGATATTTCTGTAAGACTCCAATACCTCAAAATGAATCATCTTTAACTAACAACACGGGTGATTGATCCATAgcccattattttcttttaatttgctaATGGTTAGTCTGGAGCTCATCAAATACTCCAACGGAAATATCCTGACATGCCTTTTTCTGCCTAAAATCTGATAGCATCTCTTTGACTTTTTAGACAATTTAAACATATGTTTCAcccagattcatgttgatgtatggcaaaaccaatacaatattgtaaagtaaaaataataataataataataaataaatgataaatggttaaaaattcCGATATATTAATGATATCTTGAAatgtttttcagtgttttataattacattcttatgtatttatatatatacatgtatatgtgtgtgtgtgtgtataaattatttcagaattttgTGAACTTTGGAGTTTGTGGATTTAAGTACATTTGCACTATTGAAACCTTGACATAATAAATCTTCTCTTATTAAGCTTTTATTATTCCTTTACACTAGTAAGAAAAAAACTTCATTTAGTATTCATTCTCCcatttattttctatcttcttGTACAAGGAATGTATAAGCAAATGTAATAATTTCCATCAGAGCACTTTTCCTTAATATTCATTAGAAACTCAATGCTTGAGTTTATTTTCTCACCATTTAAAAATGAGCTCTTCTAAGAAGTGTTTATAGAAACAGGGTTGCACCTAatgaaaaatatgcaaaaaaatttaacaatttcTGAGAGTATAAATGTTTAAAACATCCATATGACCTGTACATTTTCTTGTCTCAACCAAAACATTTACTACATCTGCTTGTAAAAAGTGTTTTACTCAATTTGACAATAGCTTCAGGTAGAAATGGGATGTATACCGGGCTGTTAGgcatcattttgttgttgttcagtcactaaaatgtgtcaaactctttgaaaccacgtggtctgcagcacgccaggcctccctgtccatcacgttTGCATCATAGGtgtgaattttccagttattTCAGAATTACATTTTTGCttgtctctttgctttctgaactttttattttttttagttgttgCTTGAGAGATTCTATGTAAATGTAAATGCTGCTTTGCATTTGTTGACATAGATATGACTAATGGAATCTAGTGCTCAGTAAAGTCCAGACCCTTCGATGCATGTGTTCAGAGAAACAGTGTGCTGATGTTTAACAAGcagttatcagaaaaaaaaaaaatacagttataatataaattttactaatctaatttacaaataataaaacatgaaataaactTCATTTTCAGTTCTATATACCCAATTGATTTTCACAGAATGATTTCACTGACTTTTACCAAACTACATAATCAATTTTTGGTTGCCAACTCAACCAACTCAAGATAGATTTGGATCTGACACCAGCATTCAAATGTGCAATTACAGTCAGAAGTTTCAGTTCACTCAATAATTGatagaaaaagttttttttgttaattggatatatataaaatatttgaacaaCCTTATCAATCAAATTGACCAAATTGACATTTTTAGAACATTCCACTCAACATCAAAGAATACTTATTCTTCCCAAAATAACATAAAGCATTGTCATACTATTGTCATAACTATTGTGGGTGACAAATAAGTCTCAAGAAATTTAAGATTTAAGTCATATATTGTATGTTTACTGAAGACTGTgtaattaatttagaaattaatatGGCAAGATATCTGAAAAATCCACTATTTGCAAGCTAAATAATATATTACTATGCAATCCACAggtcaaaaaaatataaaaaaattattaaagtgtAGTTTAAACACAATAACATGGAATTATAACATACCAAAACTTTGACAAATTACTGGatactgagcacttactaggCTGAGAATGACCCCCTTTTCAAGATAATCCTTAGATaattctccggagaaggcaagagtactggagtggggtgccattgccttctccggagaattATCTAAGGATTATCTTGAAAAGGGGGTCCCCACTCTTCAGTGGGTTTTGCCTCCACTAATCCCACCAGGTGTTCAAGCTGAGAAGCTAAGAAAGAACTCCTCCTGATTTAGgcaagaaacaggaaaaggaacCATTCTGAAATAATCTCCAACTATTCTTCCTACAATGACCTATATTCCAAGGGAAAAGACTTTACCAAAAACATTTATGAagtctctgctgctaagtcgcttcagtcgtgtccgactctgtgcgaccccatagagggcagcccaccaggctccgccgtccttgggattctccaggcaagaacactggagtgggttgccatttccttctccaatgcatgaaagtgaaaagggaaagggaagtcgctcagtcatgtccgactcctagcgaccccacggactgcagcccaccaggctcctccgtccatgggattttccaggcaagagtactgcagtggcgtgccatcgccttctc comes from the Bubalus kerabau isolate K-KA32 ecotype Philippines breed swamp buffalo chromosome 1, PCC_UOA_SB_1v2, whole genome shotgun sequence genome and includes:
- the LOC129641567 gene encoding olfactory receptor 6C65-like — its product is MKNLTSVKEFILLGLTDDPELNALIFLFLFCTYILSISGNMTIITLTLVDSHLKTPMYFFLRNFSFLEISFTTVCIPRFLVSIVTRDMTISYNSCVTQVFFFILLGSTEFFLLTVMSYDRYVAICKPLHYTTIMNSRICNQLVISSWLVGFLIIFPPVIMGLQLDFCDSNIIDHFTCDSSPMLLISCTDTAFLELMAFFLAVFTLMVTLTLVILSYVFILKTILRIPSAEQRKKAFSTCSSHMIVVSISYGSCIFMYVKTSAKEGVALTKGIAVLNTSVAPMLNPFIYSLRNQQVKQSFKNLVKKCFSSKF